AATCAGGGATTTCGTATTTCTTTGCGGACCGGGATGCCTTTCGCACTTCCTTTGTGACCTTCTTCTCACGGTCAAATACACGTGAAGCTTTGGTAATATGCCAGTTGTCTGAGAAATATGATAGAGTCTTCTCCAGCTCCCGAAAGGCATGTTCAATGTGCTTGCCAATCTTAGGGTGAGTGATCGATTCCATGAGACCGGCCAATTCATCCAGCGCCTCCTCCTTCACACTCTTCGGCGGTCTCCACCCATTTCTAGCCATAAAAGGATAGAAATCGAAATCTGCACCCGGATGGGGGATGTCGGTATCCCCTATCCCGTCCCTTGCAATGGAGTGCTTCCCGCTGCCGCTCCCATCGTCTACTCCATGGTAGTCCGACCAGAAGTTTCCCTCCAGTAGTATGGGATGATACCAGTCGTTCAAGGAAGGGAAATGGTCAAATGCCTGGAACTCGTTATCAACGAAATTGTTGTGAAAGACCATATTCGTTTCAACACCATCCAAAGCGAGACCATATTGATTGTTCACAATGGTGTTCTCACTGATGATTCCGTCGCTGTGACGCTGAACCCAGATGCCAACCCTGTAGTCAGATACAACATTCTCACAAATGACATTCGAATTTGCATACTCGAAATGGAGACCCGTCCCTGAGGTGTTGTCTACTCCCGAAATCTGGTTCTTGAGAACTAGGTTATTGTAGCCATCGTATATAAAGATTCCCGCTTGCTTATTACCGTCTAATCTGTTGCCTTGAATGACGTTGTTGTTGGGTCCCGAAAGATAGATCCCCCATCCTCCATCAGAGATTCTGTTATTCTCTATCCTGTTGAGATCAGACCAAGACACCCGGACACCTTGGCTATGTCTACCATATTTACCTGAGACAATTGTGTTTCCGATGATGGAGGAGTTCCTCGTCTCGTGATGAAGAAAGACCCCAGTCCAACTGTCCAAGAAAGAGCTATTCCGCACGACAGCGTTCTGATAAGGGCCTTCCACCTCAACACCTATTCCGTTATTCAGGAACTGCATCTCCCCGATGACCGCGTCGT
This DNA window, taken from candidate division TA06 bacterium, encodes the following:
- a CDS encoding DUF1565 domain-containing protein → MRMTAWKKTHRWSFNQKSNKLLAASVILLFGIEVAASVLNVPSDYPTIQEAVDAASRGDTVKVAPGIYYENVRISKPLVLWGSGGSSTTIDGRKMGRVVSIEAESCLVTGFLVQNSGSTSSTWAGIYILGDDAVIGEMQFLNNGIGVEVEGPYQNAVVRNSSFLDSWTGVFLHHETRNSSIIGNTIVSGKYGRHSQGVRVSWSDLNRIENNRISDGGWGIYLSGPNNNVIQGNRLDGNKQAGIFIYDGYNNLVLKNQISGVDNTSGTGLHFEYANSNVICENVVSDYRVGIWVQRHSDGIISENTIVNNQYGLALDGVETNMVFHNNFVDNEFQAFDHFPSLNDWYHPILLEGNFWSDYHGVDDGSGSGKHSIARDGIGDTDIPHPGADFDFYPFMARNGWRPPKSVKEEALDELAGLMESITHPKIGKHIEHAFRELEKTLSYFSDNWHITKASRVFDREKKVTKEVRKASRSAKKYEIPD